CTTTAAGTTatccttttttttattctgagaAAATCTCACCCACTGTGATCTGCattgcaactttatttaactGGCTGTTTTCTCTCCTTTATAACTTCACTCTTCTCTTCATTAATGGAAACTTCACTGATGTCACATGTCCAGGAGAATGTGTTTCTTTTGTAGATGAGGTTTCATCCTTCATTGATCTCCTGATTGTGTTTCTTGTGCCATGTACACTCATCATAATATTATACACTCATGTTTTTGTCATTGCTAAGAAACATGCGACTGCTATAAGAGCCCTTCAGGTTCACAACAGCACCTCTAAAAACAGAGTCAGTGACAAATCAGAGCGAAAAGCTGCGATTCTGCTGGGGATTCTGGTCTTTGTGTTTCTTCTGTGTTTACTGCCATATTATATTTGTTCTTTAGTGGTTTCATATAGTAATGCTGACATGTTTTTTGTCAGAGATGTTGCTGTAATATGTTTTTTCCTAAACTCCACTGTTAATCCCATCATTTATGCCTTATTCTATCCCTGGTTTCAGAAAAgcttaaaattaattttcacatttaaagtgtttaataaaGCCTCCTCTCTGATGAATGTGCTGTAAGAGATTGAATGTAAGACAGAATGTTT
Above is a window of Megalobrama amblycephala isolate DHTTF-2021 linkage group LG11, ASM1881202v1, whole genome shotgun sequence DNA encoding:
- the LOC125278786 gene encoding trace amine-associated receptor 13c-like — encoded protein: MNFTALNQTDGCQEYFCPERSVSLSVYVILYVAAAAVALLTVCGNLLVIISVSHFKQLHTPANILILSLAVSDLLVGVFVMPLYLSWLIESCWTSGTVMCSFLKFANFQATSVSVHTVTLIAVDRFLALSYPFFYSEKISPTVICIATLFNWLFSLLYNFTLLFINGNFTDVTCPGECVSFVDEVSSFIDLLIVFLVPCTLIIILYTHVFVIAKKHATAIRALQVHNSTSKNRVSDKSERKAAILLGILVFVFLLCLLPYYICSLVVSYSNADMFFVRDVAVICFFLNSTVNPIIYALFYPWFQKSLKLIFTFKVFNKASSLMNVL